A genomic stretch from Telopea speciosissima isolate NSW1024214 ecotype Mountain lineage chromosome 7, Tspe_v1, whole genome shotgun sequence includes:
- the LOC122668227 gene encoding uncharacterized protein LOC122668227: protein MGQVTILKRGEILKPSEEDRVPEVVEEEVKFYEVLDLCSTDRLGPEPEMVPKQIGFADIKSIDCSFAGSSFLSSPPPSSLPLPGFFTKKVLRRNNDVATMDLRRILQLDQS from the coding sequence ATGGGGCAAGTTACGATTCTGAAGCGTGGTGAAATATTGAAGCCGTCGGAGGAGGATCGAGTACCTGAAGTGGTCGAGGAAGAGGTAAAGTTCTATGAAGTTTTGGATTTGTGTTCCACGGATCGGTTAGGTCCGGAGCCGGAGATGGTTCCGAAGCAGATCGGCTTCGCAGATATCAAGTCGATTGATTGTAGTTTTGCTGGTTCATCTTTTCTTTCGTCTCCTCCTCCAAGTTCCCTTCCTTTACCTGGCTTTTTTACCAAGAAAGTTTTGCGGAGGAATAATGATGTTGCGACGATGGATCTACGGCGGATACTGCAGCTGGATCAGTCGTGA